One Alphaproteobacteria bacterium LSUCC0396 genomic region harbors:
- a CDS encoding ABC transporter permease subunit — MFSVCTDPSLLSGFDWFACYLTTPKHLTFFGSFFLVLLLIAVVAPVALGLGFAAAVASRSASPFLSLPGRGYVALARGVPDIVFFLFVPIALDQAFEYLRYLMICPDQPGGVWQGNDFIVCSAAKLPLSTAAPIWHSVYGFGLAVISFGIVFGAFAGNVLVGSFKAVPIAQIQTGASFGMTDSQIFRRILVPQMWVFALPGLSNLWQILIKATPLLFLLGLQDIVYWARELGSSKTGIYAYPHPDWRLYYFAFLLIFYLGLTSVSEAAYKRLMARLSHGQGTIASAGKTSLRGGV, encoded by the coding sequence ATGTTTTCCGTCTGTACCGATCCTTCGCTGCTTTCCGGTTTTGATTGGTTTGCCTGTTATCTGACAACGCCGAAGCATCTCACATTTTTTGGATCATTCTTTTTAGTCCTGCTGCTTATTGCGGTCGTTGCCCCCGTTGCGCTAGGTCTTGGATTTGCTGCTGCGGTTGCCAGTCGGTCAGCGTCACCGTTTTTATCGCTTCCGGGGCGGGGTTATGTTGCGCTGGCGCGGGGCGTTCCTGACATCGTGTTTTTCCTGTTTGTACCTATTGCGCTCGATCAGGCTTTTGAATATCTGCGTTATCTTATGATTTGCCCTGATCAACCGGGCGGGGTCTGGCAGGGCAATGATTTCATCGTCTGCAGTGCCGCGAAATTGCCGCTCTCCACTGCTGCACCAATTTGGCATAGCGTCTATGGATTTGGGCTTGCCGTCATTTCGTTTGGCATTGTATTTGGTGCATTTGCCGGCAATGTGCTGGTCGGGTCTTTTAAGGCTGTTCCCATCGCGCAAATTCAGACAGGTGCCAGTTTCGGCATGACGGATTCGCAAATTTTCCGCCGAATATTGGTGCCGCAAATGTGGGTCTTTGCTTTGCCCGGCCTATCTAACCTCTGGCAAATTCTAATTAAAGCAACGCCGCTTTTGTTCCTATTGGGTTTGCAGGATATCGTCTATTGGGCGCGCGAGCTTGGCAGTTCCAAGACTGGTATTTATGCCTATCCTCATCCGGATTGGCGATTATATTATTTCGCATTTCTACTGATCTTCTATCTTGGCCTTACCTCCGTCAGTGAGGCCGCATATAAGCGTCTCATGGCACGATTGAGCCACGGGCAGGGGACGATTGCCAGTGCTGGCAAAACGTCTCTTCGAGGCGGGGTCTAA
- a CDS encoding ETC complex I subunit gives MTAKIYKPSKTAMQSGRKTKISRGCEWVLAYTRKSPAKPDHLMGWQSSSDTARQVRIYFPDMESAVTYAEANNIDYVVQAPKSRRVKPKAYADNFAFTRNGAWTH, from the coding sequence ATGACCGCAAAAATTTACAAACCCAGCAAAACGGCGATGCAATCGGGCCGTAAAACCAAAATTAGCCGCGGGTGTGAATGGGTTCTGGCCTATACGCGCAAAAGCCCAGCCAAACCCGATCATTTAATGGGGTGGCAATCATCATCTGATACGGCGCGTCAGGTGCGGATATATTTTCCTGATATGGAATCGGCGGTCACCTATGCCGAGGCGAACAACATTGACTATGTGGTGCAAGCACCGAAATCACGCCGTGTAAAGCCAAAGGCCTACGCCGATAATTTCGCCTTTACCCGAAATGGTGCGTGGACACACTGA
- a CDS encoding FkbM family methyltransferase: MTQLVAAIMSRCDTQKPVIIDVGANVGLFTKAFVAASNKPKLVLAIEPSNYVYSILEIVTSNLSAVRCRKLALSHQDAEVQLKTPVKKSGSLRVGLSHIGGGDSAHAFIETVTARRLDDVLSDEAITNVDIVKIDVEGAEQFVLDGAPNLLHQMRPIWFIELV; this comes from the coding sequence ATGACACAGCTGGTTGCCGCAATCATGTCAAGGTGCGACACCCAGAAACCGGTGATCATAGATGTTGGTGCGAATGTTGGTCTGTTTACCAAGGCGTTTGTGGCGGCGTCCAATAAGCCAAAACTCGTGCTGGCAATCGAACCATCGAATTACGTCTATTCGATCTTGGAAATTGTGACCTCAAATCTGTCTGCTGTGCGCTGCCGTAAACTCGCGCTCAGTCATCAGGATGCAGAGGTTCAGTTAAAAACGCCGGTGAAAAAGTCAGGGTCACTTCGGGTTGGGCTTTCGCATATCGGGGGCGGTGATAGTGCGCACGCATTTATTGAGACGGTAACGGCACGACGGCTGGATGATGTGCTCAGTGATGAGGCCATCACGAATGTTGACATCGTTAAAATTGATGTAGAGGGCGCGGAACAATTTGTGCTGGATGGTGCGCCCAACCTATTACATCAAATGCGGCCAATTTGGTTTATTGAGCTGGTATAG
- a CDS encoding DUF192 domain-containing protein, translating to MASASVAVKFLRCRWLGLVILLLQALWLAPVAADDVLRAPDYTSGSIMLLQGGQQTPLKFDVRFAQTPEQHRFGLMFSPPLAPQSGMLFIFEDAAPRSFWMKNTPIALDMLFFAADGRLVTTIANAAPHSLTPRRSKIPAKYVLEIGDGEASRLGLGAGTRLQLPLVSE from the coding sequence ATGGCGTCAGCCAGCGTTGCGGTAAAATTTCTGCGATGTAGATGGCTTGGCCTCGTCATATTGCTGTTGCAGGCCCTATGGCTAGCACCAGTTGCCGCGGATGATGTTTTAAGGGCACCCGATTATACCAGCGGCAGTATAATGCTGTTGCAGGGTGGACAGCAGACGCCCTTAAAGTTTGATGTACGCTTTGCCCAAACGCCTGAACAGCACAGATTTGGGCTGATGTTCAGCCCGCCATTGGCGCCGCAAAGCGGTATGCTGTTCATCTTTGAAGATGCGGCGCCGCGGTCATTCTGGATGAAAAATACGCCTATCGCGCTTGATATGCTGTTTTTTGCGGCTGATGGCAGGCTCGTCACGACAATTGCCAACGCCGCGCCCCATAGCCTAACGCCGCGCCGATCAAAGATACCTGCAAAATATGTTTTGGAAATTGGCGACGGTGAGGCGAGCCGGTTGGGCCTTGGGGCAGGGACGCGCCTCCAGCTTCCGCTTGTCAGTGAGTAA
- a CDS encoding cation:proton antiporter subunit C has translation MIEQLAGSWNHIIVVILMMIGLFLVIARTNLIKKLVGLSIFQTSVFIFYISLGKVAGGTAPILDGNPDTLYSNPLPHVLILTAIVVGVATTALGLALILRINEAFGTIEEDEIIEAKARESLPRPKRPTGEAAE, from the coding sequence ATGATTGAGCAATTAGCAGGAAGCTGGAACCATATTATCGTCGTCATTTTGATGATGATTGGCTTGTTTTTGGTGATCGCCCGCACAAACTTAATCAAAAAGCTGGTCGGGCTGTCGATCTTCCAGACTTCGGTTTTTATTTTCTACATATCTCTTGGCAAGGTGGCGGGTGGCACGGCGCCAATTCTTGATGGTAATCCTGACACATTATATTCAAATCCATTGCCGCATGTTTTGATTCTGACCGCGATTGTGGTTGGGGTTGCAACGACCGCGCTGGGTCTTGCTTTGATCCTTCGTATCAACGAAGCCTTTGGCACTATTGAAGAAGATGAAATCATCGAAGCCAAGGCACGTGAATCTTTGCCACGGCCAAAACGTCCAACAGGTGAGGCAGCAGAATAA
- a CDS encoding monovalent cation/H+ antiporter subunit D family protein — protein MGAAIITNLPALLVVVPLLLAPVSALLPSAHLAWMLTLIGAGSSFIAALMLQSITETGVRISYHLGNWEPPWGIEFVVDSATSLTLVVMTGLGFLATLAARRLVASEINDKDSGKFYSAWMLVSGGLFGLVLTADAFNLFVFLEISALSSVILIGMGAGTDRRALVAGYHYLVIGAVGATFYVIGVGFIYAMTGTLNMGDMAARIPEAGGNAVLYVGFGFMVAGMLVKAAIFPVHIWLPAAYSYAPSAVSTLLAAIATKAALYVLARILFTIFGGVPEIVDIAVTNVIVPLAIGGIFVGTIMAIYEADIKKMFAHSSVAQIGYIALGLGLATPAGISAGFIHIGNHALIKGGIFMAIGGFVAALGARASLDNITGIGRRMPLTATAFLICGLSLAGLPLTAGFISKLYLVRAILETESYLILALVLISSALSVVYLWKIMEVMWMQPAPVRSPKLVENPAIYLPLWIVAFGNIWFGIDASWLVAAARFASTALLGGGA, from the coding sequence ATGGGGGCCGCTATTATTACGAATTTACCCGCATTGCTTGTTGTGGTGCCGTTGTTACTAGCACCGGTTAGCGCGCTTTTACCATCGGCTCATCTTGCTTGGATGTTAACGCTGATCGGGGCGGGCAGTTCTTTCATTGCGGCCTTGATGCTGCAGTCGATCACCGAGACCGGTGTGCGTATCAGTTATCACCTCGGTAATTGGGAGCCACCATGGGGCATTGAATTTGTTGTAGATTCTGCAACTAGCTTGACCCTTGTGGTGATGACCGGCCTTGGATTTCTTGCCACGTTGGCAGCGCGCCGGCTTGTTGCAAGCGAAATTAACGATAAAGACAGTGGAAAATTCTATTCCGCATGGATGCTGGTAAGCGGCGGTCTTTTTGGCCTCGTCCTGACGGCTGATGCCTTTAATTTGTTTGTTTTCCTTGAAATATCAGCGCTATCGTCAGTAATTTTGATCGGCATGGGGGCTGGCACTGATCGGCGTGCGCTTGTTGCTGGCTATCATTATCTGGTGATCGGTGCGGTTGGTGCCACCTTTTATGTGATCGGCGTTGGCTTTATATATGCGATGACCGGTACGCTGAATATGGGTGACATGGCCGCCCGTATTCCCGAAGCCGGCGGCAATGCGGTGCTATATGTCGGTTTTGGTTTCATGGTTGCCGGCATGTTGGTGAAAGCGGCAATTTTCCCGGTCCATATCTGGTTACCCGCCGCCTATAGCTACGCCCCGTCAGCGGTGTCAACTCTGCTTGCAGCGATCGCCACCAAGGCCGCACTTTATGTATTGGCGCGAATCCTATTCACAATTTTTGGCGGCGTCCCCGAGATTGTTGATATTGCGGTGACGAACGTAATTGTTCCATTGGCGATTGGCGGCATCTTTGTCGGCACGATCATGGCGATTTACGAGGCCGATATTAAAAAGATGTTTGCGCATTCATCGGTGGCACAAATCGGCTATATCGCGCTTGGTCTTGGGCTAGCAACGCCAGCCGGGATCAGCGCCGGTTTTATCCATATCGGTAATCACGCGCTGATCAAAGGCGGTATTTTTATGGCGATTGGCGGATTTGTTGCGGCGCTTGGTGCACGGGCCAGTCTGGACAATATAACCGGCATTGGCCGCCGGATGCCGTTGACCGCAACCGCGTTTCTGATTTGTGGGCTTAGCCTTGCCGGACTGCCACTAACCGCTGGCTTTATCTCAAAGCTCTATCTGGTAAGGGCAATTCTTGAGACCGAATCATACCTCATTCTGGCACTTGTGCTGATCAGCAGCGCCCTGTCAGTCGTCTATCTTTGGAAGATCATGGAGGTCATGTGGATGCAGCCCGCACCAGTACGATCACCAAAACTAGTGGAAAATCCGGCGATTTACCTGCCGCTTTGGATTGTTGCTTTTGGCAATATATGGTTTGGCATTGATGCAAGCTGGCTGGTTGCTGCGGCGCGCTTCGCTTCGACAGCTTTGTTAGGAGGCGGGGCATGA
- a CDS encoding DUF3445 domain-containing protein — protein MNGKKPIWERLGTSLKMGLQFCPEAEWLPHDDIFGNSHSRVQQIALKNKLFDEVLGDVFAAIDLGDDASQECWELITAYAQDYLDISLPARGDLHPLEAAARSIPEDLAIISPVMTAGATEPDWVLSAGAIAFPAHWVLTDKIAKPMSAVHAPVPDYDKRLETPVNRFFNNMKSGPISCRFNWSLQIDQNLYTPQRSARPSSDNATKIDDIFVRIERQTLRKLPKSGHILFTIRTNLESLGDWVGVEGALASLGQLLEDLPDAQRHYKGASLYLDAIRRAAGIPAARK, from the coding sequence ATGAATGGTAAGAAACCCATTTGGGAAAGATTAGGCACCAGCCTGAAAATGGGACTGCAGTTTTGTCCAGAGGCCGAATGGTTGCCGCATGATGATATTTTCGGCAATAGCCATAGCAGAGTCCAGCAGATAGCCCTTAAAAATAAGTTATTTGATGAAGTTTTAGGTGATGTGTTTGCGGCCATTGATCTTGGTGATGATGCGTCGCAGGAATGCTGGGAATTGATAACTGCATATGCACAAGATTATTTGGATATATCGCTGCCGGCCCGCGGTGATCTTCACCCTTTAGAAGCTGCCGCGCGTTCAATTCCAGAAGATCTGGCGATTATAAGTCCGGTGATGACTGCTGGTGCAACAGAACCTGATTGGGTTCTAAGTGCGGGCGCCATCGCCTTTCCGGCGCATTGGGTTTTAACCGACAAAATCGCAAAGCCAATGTCGGCTGTCCATGCGCCGGTTCCAGATTATGACAAGAGATTAGAGACGCCGGTTAATAGGTTTTTTAATAACATGAAATCAGGCCCAATCAGCTGTCGCTTCAATTGGTCTTTGCAAATAGATCAAAACCTTTATACCCCGCAGCGGAGCGCCCGTCCGAGTAGCGATAACGCCACCAAAATCGATGATATTTTTGTCCGCATTGAACGGCAGACACTGCGCAAATTGCCAAAATCGGGGCATATTCTATTCACCATCCGCACCAATCTTGAATCGCTTGGCGATTGGGTGGGGGTTGAGGGGGCGTTGGCGTCGCTTGGACAGTTGCTCGAGGATTTGCCGGACGCGCAAAGGCACTATAAAGGGGCGTCACTGTATCTGGATGCTATCCGCCGCGCTGCTGGAATACCCGCCGCCCGCAAATAA
- a CDS encoding transporter substrate-binding domain-containing protein → MKSLLFAGVLAALSINIANADTIRMGTEGAYPPYNFINDKKEVDGFERHLGDELCKRANLTCVWVVNEWDSIIPNLLAGNYDTIIAGMSITDERDKVIDFTEAYYPPAPSFYVALTGSNVNLKGGVIAAQTGTIQAGHVAASGATLVEFATPDETIAAVRNGEADAVLADSDYLAPIIKESAGKLAQIGEVYLGDGIGMGVRESDSALKEKMNKAIQSMKQDGSLNKLLVKWFGADVKTY, encoded by the coding sequence ATGAAATCACTTTTATTTGCCGGTGTGCTGGCCGCACTTAGCATCAATATTGCAAATGCCGACACAATCCGTATGGGCACAGAGGGCGCATACCCTCCCTATAATTTTATCAATGACAAAAAAGAAGTTGATGGGTTCGAGCGCCATCTTGGTGATGAGCTGTGCAAACGCGCAAACCTTACCTGCGTTTGGGTGGTAAATGAGTGGGACTCAATCATCCCGAACCTGTTAGCAGGAAACTATGACACCATCATTGCCGGGATGTCGATCACTGACGAGCGCGATAAGGTTATTGATTTTACCGAGGCTTATTATCCGCCTGCACCATCATTTTACGTCGCGCTTACGGGGTCTAATGTGAACCTTAAGGGCGGTGTTATCGCCGCACAAACCGGCACAATTCAAGCTGGTCATGTGGCGGCTAGTGGGGCAACCCTTGTTGAATTTGCAACACCTGATGAGACGATCGCTGCGGTTCGCAATGGCGAGGCTGATGCAGTGCTTGCTGATAGCGATTATCTTGCACCAATCATTAAAGAATCTGCTGGCAAGCTGGCTCAGATCGGCGAAGTCTATCTTGGCGACGGTATCGGCATGGGCGTTCGCGAGTCTGATAGCGCGCTAAAGGAAAAGATGAACAAGGCGATCCAATCGATGAAACAAGACGGCTCATTGAACAAATTGCTGGTCAAATGGTTCGGTGCTGACGTCAAAACCTACTAA
- a CDS encoding proton-conducting transporter membrane subunit, whose product MMSLQTAMLVGLLAPLVVALLTPFLAVRHVWRDAAGPIGGVITFIAALEVAMAVLDGQTPRLFVAQIAEGLAIEFAVTPLGAIFGLVASGLWILAALYTVGYMRGNHEKYQTRFAAFYAVAVHAAMAVAWSGNLLVLFIFYEILTFSTYPLVTHKESAIARNAGRLYMSILVGTSVVLLLPAVVWVWFSTGTLDFRPGGYLAGQIDPAMAPILLGLFAFGVGKAALMPIHRWLPAAMVAPTPVSALLHAVAVVKAGVFTILTVVVYVFGIDFLAETGAADWLVWLAAFTILASSMVAITKDDIKARLAYSTISQLSYIILGAAIASSLAVQGAALHIVMHAAGKITLFFCAGAIYVQAHLTKISELDGQGREMPWVFAAFFIGALSIIGIPPLGGSWSKFMLMVGAVEAGYLVILAVLGLSSLLNIYYLLEPLSRAFFREKTKNVEVKFYPLVVIPPVLTALISIGLFFYDEIFLDLAILASRGQQ is encoded by the coding sequence ATGATGTCACTTCAAACTGCAATGCTGGTTGGATTGTTGGCGCCTCTTGTCGTCGCGCTATTGACCCCATTTTTGGCGGTTCGCCACGTCTGGCGCGATGCTGCTGGCCCGATTGGCGGTGTAATCACCTTTATCGCCGCCCTTGAAGTTGCGATGGCGGTTCTTGACGGTCAAACGCCGCGCCTGTTTGTTGCCCAAATTGCCGAAGGTCTGGCGATCGAATTCGCGGTGACGCCGCTTGGGGCTATTTTTGGTCTTGTTGCCTCCGGCCTCTGGATCCTTGCCGCGCTCTATACGGTTGGCTATATGCGTGGCAATCACGAAAAATATCAGACGCGTTTTGCCGCCTTTTATGCCGTTGCTGTTCACGCCGCGATGGCTGTTGCGTGGTCGGGCAATCTTCTGGTGCTGTTTATCTTCTATGAAATTCTAACCTTTTCGACCTATCCGCTTGTAACACATAAAGAAAGTGCCATTGCCCGTAACGCGGGGCGGCTCTATATGAGCATCCTTGTCGGGACATCTGTGGTGCTGTTACTGCCCGCAGTTGTGTGGGTCTGGTTCAGCACAGGAACCCTAGATTTCAGGCCCGGCGGCTATCTTGCAGGGCAAATTGATCCGGCGATGGCACCAATATTGTTAGGACTTTTTGCCTTTGGCGTTGGCAAGGCTGCGTTGATGCCGATCCACCGCTGGTTACCAGCCGCGATGGTGGCACCGACGCCGGTGTCGGCTTTGCTGCACGCGGTTGCCGTTGTTAAGGCCGGTGTCTTTACCATTCTGACCGTTGTTGTTTATGTGTTTGGCATTGATTTTCTGGCCGAAACTGGCGCGGCGGACTGGCTTGTTTGGCTTGCTGCTTTTACCATTCTGGCGTCGAGCATGGTGGCAATCACCAAGGATGATATCAAGGCCCGCTTGGCCTATTCAACGATCAGCCAGCTATCCTATATTATTTTGGGAGCGGCGATTGCATCCTCGCTGGCGGTGCAGGGTGCGGCCTTGCATATTGTCATGCACGCGGCAGGTAAGATTACCTTGTTTTTCTGCGCTGGTGCGATCTATGTGCAGGCCCATCTGACAAAAATCTCTGAACTTGACGGGCAGGGGCGCGAGATGCCATGGGTGTTTGCCGCCTTTTTCATTGGCGCATTGTCTATTATCGGCATTCCACCACTTGGCGGCAGCTGGTCGAAATTCATGTTGATGGTTGGTGCGGTTGAAGCTGGCTACCTTGTAATCCTTGCGGTTTTGGGGCTGTCGTCGCTGTTGAACATATATTACCTCCTAGAGCCCTTATCGCGGGCATTTTTTCGAGAAAAAACAAAAAATGTCGAGGTGAAATTTTATCCCCTCGTGGTGATACCACCGGTTCTCACCGCATTAATCTCAATCGGTTTGTTTTTCTATGACGAAATATTTTTAGACCTCGCGATACTTGCGAGCAGAGGGCAGCAATGA
- a CDS encoding ABC transporter permease subunit: protein MSSCFETIQAYGLRAIGIGERLLPKTDITLCEQMVLIGSGLIWNVYFGILATGFGFWFAVFLSLGRASPPAILRVAAAGFVFLFRGSPLFIQFFFAYETFVLLPKVGLTLDLGVVVIDATTGWLTKAWAGALFVLFCNTAAYSSEIFSGAMQAVPNGQIEAARASGMTKFQIFRRIMFPNMLRLAWPAYMNEAIFLFHSTTLVFFSGFPAWRQEGDALYYASYFAEKTFNPFVPYPIVAVYFILITLIIIGFFSVTGSYLNRSVPQQRRVKSRFRPLLWR, encoded by the coding sequence ATGAGCAGTTGTTTTGAAACGATCCAAGCCTATGGATTGCGCGCCATTGGAATCGGTGAGCGACTTTTACCTAAAACCGATATTACCTTATGTGAACAGATGGTGCTTATCGGTTCTGGGCTAATCTGGAATGTCTATTTTGGCATTTTGGCAACCGGATTTGGCTTTTGGTTTGCGGTCTTTTTATCACTTGGTCGGGCAAGCCCGCCTGCCATCCTGCGCGTGGCGGCGGCTGGATTTGTGTTTCTGTTTCGAGGCTCGCCATTATTTATCCAGTTTTTCTTTGCTTATGAGACCTTCGTGCTTTTGCCAAAGGTTGGGCTCACGCTTGACCTTGGCGTTGTTGTTATTGATGCAACTACAGGCTGGCTGACAAAAGCATGGGCAGGCGCACTTTTTGTGCTGTTTTGCAATACTGCCGCCTATTCGAGTGAAATTTTCTCGGGCGCTATGCAGGCTGTACCAAATGGGCAAATCGAGGCTGCACGCGCTAGCGGGATGACCAAATTCCAAATATTCCGCCGGATTATGTTTCCGAACATGCTGCGCCTTGCGTGGCCTGCCTATATGAACGAAGCGATATTTCTGTTCCATTCAACGACATTGGTCTTTTTCTCTGGCTTTCCGGCATGGCGCCAAGAAGGTGATGCGCTTTATTACGCGTCATATTTTGCCGAAAAAACCTTTAACCCGTTCGTTCCTTATCCGATCGTCGCAGTCTATTTCATTCTGATAACCCTCATCATTATCGGTTTTTTCAGCGTTACCGGCAGCTATTTAAACCGCTCAGTTCCGCAACAACGACGGGTCAAGTCGCGCTTTCGGCCATTACTCTGGCGTTAG
- a CDS encoding ATP-binding cassette domain-containing protein: MSSPIEKQNSLELRDIHKSYDGLAVLRGVSLTAKPGTVTSIIGSSGSGKSTLLRCANLLETSQGGDIIFGGEALRWQAEGENRHPADKAQVRALRQRVAMVFQQFNLWTHMTILDNVIEAPVTVLGKNRNDMREIGRELLAKVGIADKADAWPAMLSGGQQQRAAIARALAMNPEVILFDEPTSALDPELEAEVVEVILQLARDGRTMIMVTHDMQLVRDISDHVIFLHEGLVEEEGNAADMFTAPKSSRLSQFLRSAVTIDNKSAR; the protein is encoded by the coding sequence GTGAGTAGCCCAATCGAAAAACAAAATAGTCTCGAACTGCGGGATATTCATAAAAGCTATGATGGGCTGGCCGTCCTGCGCGGGGTTAGCCTTACCGCAAAGCCGGGAACGGTAACGTCGATTATTGGATCATCGGGATCTGGAAAATCGACGCTATTGCGCTGTGCTAATCTTTTGGAAACTAGTCAGGGCGGCGATATTATTTTTGGCGGTGAGGCATTGCGCTGGCAGGCCGAGGGTGAGAATAGGCATCCCGCCGACAAGGCGCAGGTTCGGGCACTTCGCCAACGTGTTGCAATGGTGTTTCAGCAATTTAACCTTTGGACACATATGACGATCTTGGACAATGTGATCGAGGCGCCAGTAACCGTTCTTGGCAAAAACCGCAATGATATGCGCGAGATCGGGCGCGAATTATTGGCCAAGGTTGGCATTGCTGATAAGGCGGATGCTTGGCCTGCAATGTTGTCAGGCGGTCAACAGCAACGTGCCGCCATTGCGCGGGCATTGGCGATGAACCCCGAGGTTATCCTGTTTGATGAGCCAACATCCGCCCTTGACCCAGAGCTTGAGGCCGAAGTTGTCGAGGTGATTTTGCAGCTGGCGCGTGATGGCCGCACGATGATCATGGTCACACATGATATGCAGCTTGTTCGCGATATTTCCGACCATGTGATCTTTTTACATGAAGGGCTGGTTGAAGAAGAGGGCAATGCGGCCGATATGTTCACCGCACCAAAATCGTCAAGATTAAGTCAGTTTTTGCGTTCTGCTGTTACAATTGACAATAAATCTGCTAGATAG
- a CDS encoding Na(+)/H(+) antiporter subunit D, with translation MADLFTNIPPGLIMVVLAMPIAFVPHHYRQFCLLSVIAISAFSMTAGSGVHWEVEVSGFNLILNRADHLTLPFSIVFHIAAALNVIYGWHEPKPLEHCSGLAYAGAAIAAIHAGDLFSLFIWWELTAVTSVFLILTSGSLQSKQSAMRYLIIQVLSGMFLLSGAALLFQDNGSLAFERMSLDSIGAWLVFIAFGIKAAFPLLNGWLQDSYPESTVIGTVVLSAFTTKLAIYALARGFPGTDILIVIGCIMTMFPVFFAVIENDMRRVLSFSLNNQLGFMVVAIGVGTELAINGAVAHAFAHIIYKGLLFMSMGAVLYRVGTIKASELGGLYKMMPLTCIFCIIGAMSISAFPLFSGFAAKSLIMSSLGYEGLTFAYLILLAASAGVLHHSGIKIPYFAFFGHDGGHHVKEAPLGMLVAMGMAGALCILIGVLPSVFYSILPYNIDYNPYDAGHVLAQSQLLIFSILAFAFLMTFKIYPPELKSTVLNSDWFYRRLAPAVGLPLLRGIMLVWGSFLCQMRGFINAIWDTLDRIMHSPLTGPTVSGRAVLIQAGLLALLLLIGYVAVG, from the coding sequence ATGGCTGACCTGTTTACAAACATCCCGCCCGGGTTAATCATGGTCGTTCTGGCCATGCCGATAGCCTTTGTGCCACACCATTACCGGCAATTTTGTCTACTTTCGGTTATAGCCATATCCGCTTTTTCTATGACAGCCGGCTCCGGTGTTCACTGGGAAGTTGAGGTTTCTGGATTCAATTTGATTTTAAACAGGGCAGATCACCTTACTCTGCCTTTCTCTATCGTGTTCCACATTGCAGCCGCACTGAACGTAATCTACGGATGGCACGAACCAAAACCTTTAGAACATTGCAGTGGCTTGGCTTATGCAGGCGCTGCCATCGCTGCGATCCATGCGGGGGACTTGTTCTCGCTCTTTATTTGGTGGGAATTGACTGCGGTTACCTCTGTCTTTTTGATTCTGACAAGTGGTTCCCTCCAATCCAAACAGTCAGCAATGAGATATCTAATCATTCAAGTATTATCTGGGATGTTCCTTCTAAGCGGTGCCGCTTTACTCTTTCAAGATAATGGATCACTCGCGTTCGAAAGAATGAGCCTTGACTCGATTGGGGCTTGGTTAGTGTTTATAGCGTTTGGGATAAAGGCTGCCTTCCCACTGCTCAACGGTTGGCTACAAGACTCTTATCCAGAGTCGACCGTTATTGGAACCGTTGTGCTCTCTGCATTCACAACAAAGCTAGCTATCTATGCATTAGCAAGAGGGTTTCCTGGAACGGACATTCTCATAGTCATTGGCTGTATTATGACGATGTTCCCTGTATTTTTTGCGGTTATTGAAAATGACATGCGGCGTGTTCTGTCTTTCAGTTTGAACAATCAGCTTGGGTTCATGGTTGTTGCGATTGGTGTTGGAACAGAGCTAGCAATCAATGGTGCGGTGGCACATGCCTTCGCGCACATTATTTACAAGGGCCTCCTTTTTATGAGTATGGGAGCGGTACTTTATAGAGTGGGAACGATAAAGGCATCTGAGCTTGGTGGATTATATAAGATGATGCCGTTGACCTGCATCTTCTGCATCATTGGTGCTATGTCCATTTCAGCATTCCCACTTTTTAGTGGTTTTGCAGCAAAGTCTCTTATCATGTCGTCACTCGGATACGAGGGCTTGACGTTCGCCTACTTGATTTTGTTAGCCGCTTCAGCAGGCGTTCTGCATCATTCTGGTATCAAAATTCCCTATTTTGCGTTTTTTGGTCATGATGGTGGTCATCATGTTAAAGAAGCGCCGCTTGGCATGCTTGTTGCGATGGGTATGGCTGGTGCTTTGTGTATTTTAATTGGGGTTCTACCGTCGGTATTCTACTCCATTTTACCTTACAATATCGATTACAACCCTTATGATGCGGGGCATGTACTTGCGCAGTCACAATTGTTGATATTTTCAATACTCGCATTCGCATTTTTAATGACGTTTAAGATATATCCGCCTGAGTTGAAATCTACTGTATTGAATTCTGATTGGTTTTACCGGCGGCTGGCACCGGCGGTTGGCCTGCCACTGCTGCGCGGCATAATGCTGGTATGGGGCAGTTTCTTGTGTCAGATGCGCGGCTTTATCAACGCAATCTGGGATACGCTTGACCGGATCATGCACAGCCCCTTAACCGGCCCAACGGTAAGCGGCCGCGCGGTGTTGATACAGGCGGGGTTGCTGGCGTTACTGCTGTTGATTGGCTATGTTGCCGTTGGCTAG